A single Candidatus Bathyarchaeota archaeon DNA region contains:
- a CDS encoding DUF367 family protein, translating to MKLYIFYLRQDDPKKCTAIKLFKFKLIKLITNPKLIPKFAVTLNPYAKEVLTPTDKELIERNGLIAIDCSWNKIYETFKKRFKGLNKRLPFLLAANPINYGKLSKLSSAEALASALYIVGYKKEAEKILSLFKWGKTFLTLNKNPLKDYSKAKSMEEVLKLEKEYFEGF from the coding sequence TTGAAGCTTTACATATTTTATTTACGTCAAGACGATCCTAAAAAATGCACTGCAATAAAACTTTTTAAATTTAAATTAATAAAGCTTATAACAAACCCAAAACTTATCCCAAAATTTGCTGTAACATTAAATCCTTACGCGAAGGAAGTTTTAACTCCAACGGATAAAGAATTAATTGAGCGTAATGGATTAATTGCGATAGATTGCTCTTGGAATAAAATTTATGAAACATTTAAAAAACGCTTTAAAGGATTAAACAAGCGGCTACCGTTTTTGCTGGCTGCTAACCCAATAAACTATGGTAAATTAAGTAAATTAAGCTCAGCTGAAGCTTTAGCTTCGGCGTTATATATAGTTGGCTATAAGAAGGAGGCTGAAAAAATTTTATCTCTTTTCAAGTGGGGTAAAACCTTTTTAACATTAAATAAAAATCCTTTAAAAGATTATAGTAAAGCTAAATCCATGGA